From Candidatus Paceibacterota bacterium, one genomic window encodes:
- the pgtP gene encoding phosphoglycerate transporter protein PgtP produces MIGCLKPAPPAPRLPAGRVDFEYRRLRRRVFAGIFLGYGGYYLVRNNLALAIPDILQEHPEYSKAMLGTALAGLSVAYGISKFLMGSVSDKSNPRWFLPLGLLLSCAILFACGTVKAVFASLAVLVVLQTLNGWVQGMGWPPCGKTMVHWFSTRERGLTVSVWNVASNLGGALVANLALLGVVLFQDWGAKFYFNALVAAGVAVLAWFLMRDTPQSCGLPPVEEYKNDYPPDYSAAYERTFTFKEIFFRHVLPNRLLWAIAVANAFVYFVRYGVVNWIPTYLETAKGFSFKDSSLGWALYEYAAIPGTIVCGWMSDKVFKGKRAPALILFMALTLVAVLAYWLNRRGPLWIDYAALMAIGFLIYGPIMIIALHALDLVPKKAAGTAAGFTGFFGYVFGSAVAGTGVGWIADRFGWHGVFITMIACCVLTMVCSALTLGHKTVSKARDSGRVARAGED; encoded by the coding sequence ATGATCGGCTGCCTGAAGCCAGCTCCGCCGGCGCCGCGCCTGCCGGCTGGGCGCGTGGACTTCGAGTATCGGCGGCTGCGGCGGCGGGTTTTCGCCGGCATCTTTCTGGGCTATGGCGGGTATTATCTCGTGCGCAACAACCTGGCGCTGGCCATCCCGGACATCCTCCAGGAACACCCGGAGTACTCCAAAGCCATGCTGGGCACGGCGCTCGCCGGACTGTCCGTGGCCTACGGCATTTCCAAGTTTCTCATGGGCTCGGTCTCGGACAAGAGCAATCCCCGGTGGTTCCTGCCGCTGGGCCTGCTGCTCTCGTGCGCGATCCTGTTCGCGTGCGGGACGGTGAAGGCGGTGTTCGCGTCTCTGGCGGTGCTGGTGGTTTTGCAGACGCTCAACGGCTGGGTGCAAGGCATGGGCTGGCCGCCCTGCGGCAAGACGATGGTGCATTGGTTCAGCACGCGCGAGCGGGGGCTGACGGTGTCGGTGTGGAACGTCGCCTCGAACCTCGGCGGCGCGCTGGTGGCGAACCTGGCGTTGCTGGGGGTGGTGCTGTTCCAGGACTGGGGCGCGAAGTTCTACTTCAACGCGCTGGTGGCGGCGGGCGTCGCGGTGCTGGCGTGGTTCCTGATGCGCGACACCCCGCAATCATGCGGCCTGCCGCCGGTGGAGGAGTACAAGAACGATTACCCGCCCGACTACTCGGCGGCGTACGAGCGCACCTTCACCTTCAAGGAGATCTTCTTCCGGCACGTGCTGCCGAACAGGCTTCTCTGGGCCATCGCGGTGGCGAATGCCTTCGTCTATTTCGTGCGCTACGGCGTGGTGAACTGGATCCCCACCTACCTGGAAACGGCGAAAGGCTTCTCGTTCAAGGATTCCAGCCTCGGGTGGGCGCTGTATGAATATGCGGCGATCCCGGGCACGATTGTCTGCGGCTGGATGTCGGACAAGGTGTTTAAGGGCAAACGCGCCCCGGCCCTGATCCTGTTCATGGCGCTGACGCTCGTGGCGGTGCTCGCCTACTGGCTGAACCGGCGCGGGCCGCTCTGGATTGACTACGCGGCGCTCATGGCCATCGGGTTCCTCATCTACGGGCCTATCATGATAATCGCCCTGCACGCCCTGGACCTGGTGCCCAAGAAGGCGGCGGGCACGGCAGCGGGTTTTACCGGGTTCTTCGGCTACGTGTTCGGCTCCGCCGTGGCCGGGACGGGCGTGGGCTGGATCGCCGACCGCTTTGGGTGGCACGGGGTGTTTATCACGATGATTGCGTGCTGTGTGCTGACTATGGTGTGCAGCGCCTTAACGCTCGGACACAAGACGGTCAGCAAGGCGCGCGATTCCGGGCGGGTCGCTCGGGCCGGTGAGGATTGA
- a CDS encoding response regulator transcription factor has translation MPIRVSIVEDNRGTRQSLAELLTSSPVICCTGAHRDGERALQKIPAERPDVVLMDINLPGMNGIECTARLKERLPKVQVLILTTFDDNELIFNSLRNGASGYLLKTMPSTEILQAIEQVHAGGAPMSMQIARKVVSHFQQIKEPASEVEQLTKREQEILALLAKGYLYKEIGEQLGITLSTVRAHLHTIYEKLHVSSRTQAAVKFLGRE, from the coding sequence ATGCCGATCAGAGTTTCCATCGTCGAGGACAACCGCGGCACTCGCCAAAGCCTGGCGGAGTTACTGACCAGTTCGCCGGTGATCTGCTGCACTGGCGCCCACCGTGACGGCGAGCGCGCCCTCCAGAAAATTCCCGCCGAGCGGCCGGACGTGGTCCTGATGGATATCAATCTGCCCGGCATGAACGGCATCGAATGCACCGCCCGTCTCAAAGAGCGGCTGCCCAAAGTCCAGGTGCTGATCCTGACCACCTTTGACGACAACGAGCTGATCTTCAATTCCCTGCGCAATGGAGCCAGCGGCTACCTGCTTAAGACCATGCCTTCCACCGAGATCCTCCAGGCGATTGAACAGGTTCATGCCGGCGGCGCGCCCATGTCCATGCAGATCGCCCGCAAGGTCGTCAGCCACTTCCAGCAAATCAAGGAACCCGCCTCGGAAGTCGAACAGCTCACCAAACGGGAGCAGGAGATCCTCGCCCTATTGGCCAAGGGGTATCTCTACAAGGAAATCGGTGAGCAACTCGGCATCACCCTCAGCACCGTCCGCGCCCACCTCCATACCATCTACGAGAAACTCCACGTTAGTTCGCGAACCCAAGCGGCCGTCAAGTTCCTCGGCCGCGAATAG